A window of the Salvelinus alpinus unplaced genomic scaffold, SLU_Salpinus.1 scaffold_43, whole genome shotgun sequence genome harbors these coding sequences:
- the LOC139567086 gene encoding zinc finger protein ZFP2-like, which produces MSSLNYSPPAIEEGVCWTEKEALVKEEEEEKDVTIQKQVEGEAVTVKEEEKDVTVKEEGFRVKEEEDVTVKDEEDSVFEVKEEGGEITVTSEEEEEEETGYLGPISQTQFKASSGSNDELSHKMVSRNRAVITAGERRDYRGSSGESQQHHDADEAEKSLSTSELLMKHLQRPTGKRTHCCSDCGKRCKSSSELKIHQRVHTGEKPYSCDQCWKSFTQSSSLKSHHRTHTGEKPFGCYQCGRSFTQLSSLIVHRRGHTGEKPYSCNQCGKSFTTSSYLTIHQRTHTGEKPYGCDQCGKSFTQLSSLIVHRRGHTGEKPYSCDQCVNSFTSSSYLTIHQRTHTGEKPYSCDQCGKSFTQLSSLIVHQRGHTGEKHSCDQCGKIFTSSSYLTIHQRIHTGDKSYGCDHCGKSFIRLQTLKSHQRIHTGEKPYSCNQCGKSFTQLNGLISHQRTHTGEKPCGCDQCDKRYSDKRSLIKHQKIHGVVS; this is translated from the exons atgagttcactaaacTACTCTCCTCCTGCTATAGAAGAGGGGGTCTgttggacggagaaagaagctctcgtcaaagaggaggaggaagagaaggatgttacaatacaaaaacaagtagagggtgaggctgttaccgtgaaagaagaagagaaagacgttacagtgaaagaagaggggttcagagtgaaagaggaggaggatgttacagtaaaagatgaggaggattcagtttttgaggtgaaagaggaggggggggagattactgtcacatcggaagaggaagaagaggaggaaactggatatctgggcccgatttcccaaacgcaatttaaggcatccagtggttctaacgatgaacttagccataagatggtttcGAGAAACCGGGCCGTGATTACCGCTG gagagagacgggactatcgtggatcctctggggagtctcaacaacatcatgatgctgacgaggcagagaagagtctctccacatcagaactCCTCATGAAACACCtgcagagacccacagggaagagaactcactgctgctctgactgtgggaaacgttgcaaatcttcatcagaacttaaaatacaccagcgagtacacacaggagagaagccttatagctgtgatcaatgttggaagagttttactcagtcaagcTCCCTGAAAtcacaccatagaacacacactggagagaaaccttttggCTGTTATCAATGTGGGAggagttttactcagctaagcagCCTGATAGTACACCGGcggggacacacaggagagaaaccttatagctgtaatcaatgtgggaagagttttactacatctagctatctaactatacaccagagaacacacacaggagagaaaccttatggctgtgatcaatgtgggaagagttttactcagctaagcagCCTGATAGTACACCGGcggggacacacaggagagaaaccttatagctgtgatcaatgtgtgAACAGTTTTACCTCatctagctatctaactatacaccagagaacacacactggagagaaaccttatagctgtgatcaatgtgggaagagttttactcaactaAGCAGCCTGATAGTACACCAGCGGGGCCATACAGGAGAGAaacatagctgtgatcaatgtgggaagattTTTACCTCatctagctatctaactatacaccagagaatacacacaggagataaatcttatggctgtgatcactgtgggaagagttttattcgGCTACAAACCCTgaaatcacaccagagaatacacactggagagaaaccttatagctgtaatcaatgtgggaagagttttacgcAGCTAAACGGcttgatatcacaccagagaacacacacaggagagaaaccttgtggctgtgatcaatgtgacaagagatactctgataaaagatctctgattaaacatcagaaaatacatggagttgtttcatga